The DNA window GTTCGTCCGCGATGTCCGCGGCCGTGACCGAACCGAACAGACGTCCGCCCTCGCTCGCCCTGCGGACGAAGCTCACCGCCCTGCCCTCGAGTTCGCCCGCCAGTTCCTGGGCCGCTTCGCGCTCCCGCTCGGCGGACTGTTCGATCTGGCGCCGCTCCTCCTCGAACCGCCGCCGGTTCCCCTCCGTCGCCGCGAGCGCGATCCCCTGCGGAATCAGGTAGTTGCGCGCATACCCCGGCCGCACGTTCACCATCTCGCCGGCGAGGCCGAGATCCGCGACGTCCTTTCTCAGAATCACTTCCACCATCGGTCCCTCCAGTTTTATCTCACGCGCCGTCCGTCTTCATCCCCGGACGCGACCGCAGGTCCAGCCACGTATCGCTGATTCCCATGACGAGGGCCGCACCCGCCGTCACCGGGTAGAGGACCAGCGCCGCGAGCACCCACGCGCCGATCGCCCAGCCCGAGCTTAGCACGGAAGCCCCCAGCCACACGAGCACCGCAAGACCTCGGAGCAGATAGAGGCCGCCCATCACCGTCACCATGTTGCCGCCCGTGCGCTCCGCCCACGCCCCCGCGGGGAGGACGAGGAGCGCGAGCCCCAGCACGAGCACCCAGACCAGGTGATCGCCGAACCGGAACTCCCGCAGCGGCGGAAGCGGTCTCCGTTCTCCCCGGATTCGCCCGAGGATGTAGGCGGCGACCCCCAGGGCCGAGATCGAAGCGAGCGC is part of the Candidatus Palauibacter polyketidifaciens genome and encodes:
- the rplI gene encoding 50S ribosomal protein L9, whose product is MVEVILRKDVADLGLAGEMVNVRPGYARNYLIPQGIALAATEGNRRRFEEERRQIEQSAEREREAAQELAGELEGRAVSFVRRASEGGRLFGSVTAADIADELEKEGVAVDRRAIRLEDPIKDLGEHEVPVRVHMDIEPTLKVSVVAEE